One window of the Bacteroidota bacterium genome contains the following:
- a CDS encoding glycoside hydrolase family 3 C-terminal domain-containing protein, whose protein sequence is MSRKYNILLFSVLNFVLNSSILYSQIYLDSTATVEARTEDLLQRLSLSQKLQYIGGYNDFYIRAVTNPAIPMIKMSDGPVGVRTWGQTTAYPAGICSASTWDTALINGLGVSLGRDARARGVHILLAPGVNMHRAPMCGRNFEYFGEDPFLAGEITAAYIRGVQSERVIATVKHFAANNQEWDRNIVSSNMEERTLQEIYLPAFRAAVVNGKAGAIMSAYNLLNGSYCSQNKHLLTEILKQDWNFDGFVMSDWGATHDGLKAALAGLDLEMPSGVHMNSAILLPAINNGTLNPSVIDDKVRRILSTLFRFGFFDHPQLDPSIPLDNPASAAVSLNIARAGIVLLKNENNILPFDKNNMTKIAVIGPNGNSYVAGGGSSYTDPFHSVSVLSAIESIAGPGITVTFDKGFTDDDTVFQTSQFYIGSGSGQSGLHAEYFNNQNLSGTAYYISTDNKVNFNWGAGSPSIAGFPADHFSIRWTGVIRPQSTGNYEFILRCDDGGRLYLDNQLIINQWHDQSATTYRTTMVFVGGTEHSIKIEYYENGGDAEIRAGWHLLDFTNSLAIQHAAEADAAIVCAGFNSDLESEGFDRTFELPALQDSLINAISSVNPRTIVVLNAGGNVATSNWLSHVKGLLHAWYPGQEGGTAVAEIIFGITNPSGKLPVSFEKRWEDNPTFNSYYDENHDQNVYYSEGLLMGYRYYDTENVEPLFPFGYGLSYTTFEYGNLSITPDTTGNPNEITVSFDVKNTGSRDGAEVAQLYIHQPVSKLMRPFKELKGFSKVSLLAGETKNVSITLDSSSFSYYKTYTKAWGLDYTDFVIMVGASSRDIRLTGYVELTSPDITKPQVTALTPTDSTSNLSSHVDFVMNFNKPVNFNQDKMIIIREYATDKVKEIINAGNIGGSGTSTISFFNNYSLSLNTKYYVVVDSAAFLDLYENAFAGISDKDTWSFTITVSGMGSINGNAPLLNVYPNPAKNVLMVEYRLPSKYQPSLQIVDIFGRVMVTMNLSSNLAGTKEFECSALKSGIYFVKITSEKGILTSKIVKE, encoded by the coding sequence ATGTCCCGAAAATATAACATCCTGTTGTTTTCAGTCTTGAATTTTGTACTGAATAGTTCAATCCTTTATTCTCAGATCTATCTTGACAGCACAGCCACAGTGGAAGCCAGGACCGAAGATCTGTTGCAGAGGTTAAGCCTCAGCCAGAAACTTCAGTACATCGGCGGGTATAATGATTTCTACATCAGAGCGGTTACAAACCCGGCCATACCCATGATCAAGATGTCAGACGGACCCGTTGGTGTGAGGACATGGGGACAAACCACAGCCTATCCTGCCGGGATTTGTTCAGCTTCAACGTGGGACACTGCGCTGATCAACGGGCTGGGAGTTTCATTAGGCAGAGATGCCCGTGCAAGGGGGGTGCACATCCTGCTGGCGCCAGGTGTAAACATGCACCGTGCACCTATGTGCGGCCGTAATTTTGAGTATTTTGGTGAAGATCCTTTTTTGGCAGGGGAAATAACAGCTGCATATATCAGGGGCGTGCAAAGTGAACGCGTCATAGCCACAGTCAAGCATTTTGCAGCCAACAACCAGGAATGGGACCGCAATATAGTTAGTTCCAATATGGAGGAACGCACCCTCCAGGAAATTTATTTACCTGCATTCAGGGCGGCTGTGGTAAACGGAAAGGCCGGAGCCATTATGTCTGCCTACAATTTATTAAATGGGAGTTATTGTTCGCAAAACAAGCACCTGCTTACTGAGATACTGAAACAGGACTGGAATTTTGATGGTTTCGTGATGTCAGACTGGGGCGCAACGCACGATGGGCTGAAGGCAGCCCTCGCAGGGCTTGACCTTGAAATGCCATCAGGTGTTCACATGAACAGTGCCATTCTTTTGCCTGCTATCAACAACGGGACATTGAACCCATCGGTTATTGACGATAAGGTGAGGCGAATCCTCAGTACATTATTCCGGTTTGGTTTTTTTGACCATCCGCAGCTTGATCCGTCTATTCCACTGGATAATCCTGCCAGCGCTGCAGTCTCGCTGAATATTGCTCGTGCAGGTATTGTCCTGCTTAAAAACGAGAACAATATCCTGCCCTTCGATAAAAACAACATGACTAAGATCGCTGTCATTGGACCAAATGGAAATAGTTACGTTGCAGGCGGGGGCAGCTCTTATACCGACCCATTTCATTCGGTAAGCGTGCTGAGCGCCATAGAGTCAATTGCCGGACCTGGCATCACGGTTACATTTGACAAAGGTTTTACCGATGATGATACCGTTTTTCAAACATCCCAGTTTTATATTGGTAGCGGGTCAGGCCAGTCGGGACTGCATGCCGAATACTTCAACAACCAGAATTTATCTGGTACAGCCTATTATATAAGTACAGACAACAAGGTTAATTTTAATTGGGGTGCAGGTAGCCCTTCCATTGCAGGATTTCCGGCAGACCATTTTTCGATACGGTGGACCGGTGTGATTCGTCCCCAATCAACGGGAAATTATGAATTTATTTTGCGTTGTGACGATGGCGGCAGACTTTATCTTGATAACCAGTTAATCATCAACCAGTGGCACGACCAGTCAGCTACGACCTATCGCACCACCATGGTATTTGTCGGGGGTACCGAGCATAGCATTAAAATTGAATATTATGAAAATGGTGGTGACGCTGAAATAAGGGCGGGATGGCACCTGCTGGATTTTACTAATTCGCTGGCCATACAGCATGCAGCAGAAGCCGATGCAGCTATTGTATGCGCCGGCTTCAACAGCGATCTTGAGAGCGAAGGCTTTGACCGCACATTTGAGCTTCCAGCTTTACAGGACAGCCTGATTAACGCTATTTCCTCAGTAAACCCCAGGACAATTGTTGTCCTGAATGCAGGTGGGAATGTTGCAACATCTAACTGGCTTTCGCATGTGAAAGGATTGTTGCATGCCTGGTATCCGGGTCAGGAAGGCGGAACTGCTGTTGCAGAGATCATCTTCGGAATAACCAATCCATCGGGTAAGTTACCGGTATCATTTGAGAAACGATGGGAAGATAACCCCACATTCAACAGTTATTATGATGAAAACCATGACCAGAATGTTTATTATTCAGAAGGATTGCTGATGGGCTATCGGTATTACGACACAGAGAATGTAGAACCATTGTTTCCTTTTGGTTATGGGCTTTCATATACTACATTTGAATACGGCAATCTTTCCATAACCCCGGATACAACAGGTAACCCAAATGAAATTACGGTCAGCTTTGATGTGAAGAATACCGGTAGCCGCGATGGAGCAGAGGTTGCCCAGCTTTACATCCACCAGCCTGTTTCGAAATTGATGCGCCCTTTCAAAGAATTGAAGGGTTTCTCAAAAGTATCCCTGCTTGCAGGTGAGACAAAGAACGTGAGCATCACTTTAGACAGTAGTTCATTCTCTTACTATAAGACATACACTAAAGCATGGGGACTAGATTACACAGATTTTGTGATAATGGTTGGTGCTTCTTCTCGAGATATTAGGCTAACAGGGTATGTAGAGTTGACAAGTCCTGATATAACCAAACCCCAGGTAACAGCGCTGACACCTACTGACAGTACTTCCAACCTGAGCAGCCATGTGGATTTTGTGATGAATTTCAATAAACCTGTTAATTTCAACCAGGATAAAATGATCATTATTAGGGAATACGCCACAGATAAAGTGAAAGAAATTATAAATGCCGGGAATATAGGTGGATCGGGAACAAGTACCATTTCTTTCTTCAATAATTACAGTCTTTCACTTAACACAAAATACTATGTGGTGGTCGATTCTGCTGCATTTCTTGATCTTTACGAAAACGCATTTGCTGGTATTTCTGACAAAGATACCTGGTCGTTTACAATAACTGTGAGCGGAATGGGGAGTATTAACGGCAATGCGCCTTTGCTAAATGTTTACCCCAATCCGGCGAAAAATGTGCTTATGGTTGAATACCGATTGCCATCCAAATACCAACCTTCTTTGCAAATTGTTGATATTTTCGGAAGGGTTATGGTCACGATGAATCTCTCATCAAACCTTGCCGGTACAAAGGAATTCGAATGCTCGGCGCTAAAAAGTGGCATTTATTTCGTAAAAATAACTTCGGAAAAGGGAATCCTGACCAGTAAAATTGTTAAAGAATAG
- a CDS encoding T9SS type A sorting domain-containing protein produces the protein MKKIILLFAGLAFLTFINQAQTVIDYDSNVYDTVIIGTQVWMKQNLKVTHYDNGVPIPNVLNNTEWANLATGARCYYSNDSIAYDSVYGPLYNWYAVNDINNICPAGWHVSTNAEWQTAETYLGGLTIAGGKMKEAGIVHWNSPNTGATNSSGFTGLPGGMRDPTNNFQYIHENGLWWTATAYNASSAWSTYMWYLNAGVDHNPGTKKYGFSIRCVKDIGTGLGNINYIEKVKIYPNPAINKVSIEYAENQDLKMQIFNVVGECVIQGKLNNLSKAIDISSLSKGIYVIKISCVDWTMQKKLIKE, from the coding sequence ATGAAAAAAATAATTTTACTTTTTGCAGGACTTGCATTTTTAACATTTATAAATCAAGCCCAAACGGTAATCGACTATGACAGTAATGTGTATGATACCGTAATTATTGGTACCCAGGTTTGGATGAAACAAAACCTGAAAGTAACACATTACGACAATGGAGTCCCCATACCCAATGTTCTTAACAACACGGAATGGGCTAACCTGGCAACGGGTGCGAGGTGCTATTATAGCAACGATTCTATTGCATATGATTCGGTTTATGGACCTTTATACAATTGGTATGCAGTAAATGACATCAACAATATTTGTCCTGCAGGCTGGCATGTATCCACAAATGCTGAATGGCAAACAGCTGAAACATATCTTGGCGGTTTAACCATTGCCGGAGGCAAAATGAAAGAAGCCGGCATAGTGCATTGGAACAGCCCAAATACCGGGGCTACAAATAGTAGCGGATTTACAGGTCTTCCTGGTGGTATGCGTGACCCCACTAATAACTTCCAATACATTCATGAAAACGGTCTTTGGTGGACAGCTACAGCGTACAATGCATCAAGTGCTTGGAGCACTTACATGTGGTATTTAAATGCTGGTGTTGACCATAACCCCGGCACTAAAAAATACGGGTTTAGCATACGGTGCGTGAAGGATATTGGAACTGGGCTTGGCAATATTAATTATATAGAAAAAGTTAAAATATATCCTAATCCTGCAATTAACAAAGTTTCAATTGAGTATGCTGAAAATCAGGATTTGAAAATGCAAATTTTCAATGTTGTTGGAGAGTGCGTAATACAAGGTAAATTAAACAATCTATCTAAAGCAATTGACATTAGTTCTTTATCAAAAGGGATTTATGTAATTAAAATTTCCTGTGTAGATTGGACAATGCAGAAGAAACTGATTAAGGAATAA
- a CDS encoding T9SS type A sorting domain-containing protein translates to MKRNLLIFVIFMAMAGFSRAQVIADYECIPMNVMLGGADDQSTMTVVPNPDASGINTSNYVVKFVRDKNGVPWGGFWSALPTPVDVTVNKYVHVKVWKPRISPIKFKLEGGAAGNLEILSISDQISTGAWEDIVFDFSSKTGTYPVISFMPDFEDPVTLTEDIIIYFDDIMVNNDPTPNTAAAYVIEDYEIMPLNLMIGDPLVDFSSMTLVPNPDPSGINTSLYVIQFLRDKDGVPWGGFWSPTGVDVTTDKYMHVKVWKPRISPIKFKIEGGTAGPLETLSISPQTSTGVWEDMVFDFSSKTGAYPTISFMPDFEDPLTLTENITMYFDDIILNNDPNPTVLESVTMNVNMLYWKDLGIFNPATDFVDVAGTMNGWDGTNDHLTTTNDSIYTITLGGFVAGTLLEFKFRINGSWADSTCEFPSGGPNRTYTVVAGANIYNAWYNNDSTSPVTFKVNMSNYELMGIFHPATDFVDVAGNFNGWDGANHHLTTTDDSIYTITVDSLTFGLLLEFKFRINGSWADSTSEFPSGGPNRTYTVPAGPSEYSAWYNNQVYGIPDHSLTGKVQFYPNPVVNILNIHSTVEINKVVITNTVGQQVAVFENLATGTAAFNISNLDKGLYLITFYAKSGGQLIQKLIKN, encoded by the coding sequence GAGTGCATCCCGATGAATGTGATGTTGGGAGGGGCAGATGATCAAAGCACCATGACTGTCGTTCCTAACCCTGATGCATCAGGTATTAATACCAGTAATTACGTTGTTAAATTTGTGCGTGATAAAAACGGTGTACCTTGGGGGGGCTTTTGGTCAGCTTTACCTACACCGGTCGACGTGACTGTTAACAAGTATGTTCATGTAAAAGTATGGAAACCCCGGATCAGCCCTATAAAATTTAAACTGGAAGGGGGCGCCGCCGGTAACCTCGAAATTCTTTCAATTTCTGACCAAATCAGCACCGGTGCGTGGGAAGACATAGTATTTGATTTCTCCTCTAAAACCGGGACCTATCCTGTCATATCATTTATGCCTGACTTTGAGGATCCGGTTACCCTTACTGAAGATATTATAATTTACTTCGACGACATTATGGTAAACAACGATCCGACGCCGAACACTGCAGCTGCTTATGTCATCGAAGATTATGAGATCATGCCTTTAAACCTGATGATAGGCGATCCCTTGGTTGATTTTAGTTCCATGACGCTGGTACCCAATCCGGATCCAAGCGGGATCAATACCAGCTTGTATGTAATCCAATTTCTGCGCGATAAGGATGGTGTACCCTGGGGTGGTTTCTGGTCACCGACGGGTGTCGACGTGACAACCGATAAATATATGCATGTAAAAGTGTGGAAACCACGTATCAGCCCCATTAAATTCAAAATTGAAGGTGGCACCGCCGGTCCCCTCGAAACTCTTTCGATATCTCCGCAAACCAGCACCGGTGTATGGGAAGACATGGTTTTCGATTTCTCCTCCAAAACTGGCGCCTATCCTACCATTTCCTTCATGCCTGACTTTGAGGATCCTCTCACCCTTACAGAGAATATAACGATGTATTTCGACGACATCATTTTGAACAACGATCCCAATCCCACCGTGCTGGAATCAGTTACAATGAATGTAAATATGTTATACTGGAAAGACCTTGGAATCTTTAATCCGGCGACCGATTTTGTTGATGTTGCTGGTACCATGAATGGCTGGGATGGCACCAACGATCACCTCACTACCACAAACGACAGCATTTATACCATCACTTTAGGTGGTTTCGTGGCTGGCACTCTCCTTGAATTTAAATTCCGTATAAACGGCAGTTGGGCCGATTCCACCTGCGAATTTCCAAGTGGCGGCCCCAACCGTACCTACACTGTTGTTGCCGGCGCTAATATTTACAATGCCTGGTATAACAACGACTCCACTTCTCCGGTTACGTTCAAGGTGAATATGTCGAATTATGAACTAATGGGGATATTCCACCCGGCTACCGATTTTGTTGATGTTGCCGGCAATTTCAATGGCTGGGATGGCGCTAACCATCATCTGACTACGACCGACGACAGTATTTACACCATTACGGTCGATAGCCTGACTTTCGGACTATTACTCGAATTCAAATTCCGGATCAACGGGAGTTGGGCCGATTCCACCTCTGAATTCCCCAGCGGCGGACCCAATCGTACATATACAGTACCTGCAGGACCAAGTGAATACAGCGCCTGGTATAACAACCAAGTATACGGTATTCCTGATCATTCCCTTACCGGGAAAGTGCAGTTTTATCCAAATCCTGTGGTCAACATCCTGAATATCCATTCAACTGTTGAAATCAACAAGGTAGTGATCACCAATACGGTTGGGCAACAGGTTGCAGTTTTTGAAAACCTGGCAACCGGAACGGCTGCCTTCAATATTTCGAACCTGGATAAAGGATTGTATTTGATAACATTCTATGCGAAATCGGGCGGTCAGCTAATACAAAAACTGATCAAAAACTAA
- a CDS encoding glucan endo-1,6-beta-glucosidase: MHYHSNHKAGNIIMLTLLSGIFTCLLNCSNNDNSEHQEPPVQTDIGKAHVWLTKGDKTKLLNKEGDLSIKEQDSSNWPVIVVDTTIAFQAMEGFGAALTGSSAYLLHKKMNAATRQTTLHNLFDPVSEIGISYLRLTIGASDFSLSDFTYDDIPISETDFDLNQFSLGQDYEDVIPVLKEIIQIAPDIRLIGSPWSPPPWMKTNGSMKGGKLKTTCYDVCADYFVRYIQEMKNEGITITAITPQNEPLYFTATYPCMEMQPGEQLDFIKNHLGPKFESAGIDTKIIIYDHNWDNMSYAISILNDPEASKYISGTAFHAYAGDVSAMSTVHNAHPDKDLYFTEISGGAWATDFSSNLMWFMRNILIGTALNWSNTSIFWNLVLDQNYGPQNNGCSNCRGVVTLNLQNGQITKNEEYYSIAHFSKFVRPGAVRVSSDVPLTLVNIGVVVFLNTDGTKVLVVSNYGSNFKTFSVKQGKNNFDYSIAPLSVATILW; this comes from the coding sequence ATGCACTATCATTCAAATCATAAAGCTGGCAATATCATTATGCTGACGTTGCTTTCAGGAATTTTCACATGCCTCCTGAATTGCAGCAACAATGATAATTCCGAGCATCAGGAACCACCAGTTCAAACCGACATTGGTAAGGCACATGTCTGGCTGACCAAAGGTGATAAAACAAAGCTCTTGAATAAAGAAGGTGATCTTTCAATCAAGGAGCAGGATTCCTCTAATTGGCCAGTCATTGTGGTGGATACGACCATCGCGTTTCAGGCCATGGAAGGATTTGGGGCAGCCCTTACCGGTTCCTCAGCTTACCTGCTTCACAAAAAGATGAATGCAGCGACGCGGCAAACGACACTTCATAATTTATTCGATCCGGTCAGCGAAATAGGTATTTCATATCTGCGCCTTACAATTGGCGCCTCAGATTTTTCTCTTTCTGATTTCACTTATGATGATATACCAATATCCGAAACCGATTTTGACCTTAATCAGTTTTCACTTGGGCAGGATTATGAAGATGTGATTCCGGTTTTGAAAGAAATCATTCAGATTGCACCGGACATAAGATTGATAGGTTCGCCCTGGAGCCCGCCACCCTGGATGAAAACCAACGGCAGCATGAAAGGTGGAAAACTTAAAACAACCTGCTATGATGTTTGTGCTGACTATTTTGTCAGGTATATCCAGGAGATGAAAAACGAAGGGATCACCATCACGGCTATAACACCGCAAAATGAACCGCTTTATTTTACGGCAACCTATCCATGCATGGAGATGCAACCCGGGGAGCAACTGGATTTTATTAAAAACCACCTCGGGCCAAAATTTGAATCGGCAGGTATAGACACTAAAATCATTATTTACGATCACAATTGGGACAATATGTCTTACGCTATTTCCATTCTTAATGACCCTGAGGCAAGTAAATATATTTCCGGCACGGCTTTTCACGCCTATGCAGGAGATGTTTCGGCCATGAGCACGGTTCATAACGCACACCCGGATAAAGACTTATATTTCACGGAGATTTCCGGTGGCGCATGGGCTACAGATTTTAGCTCTAACCTGATGTGGTTCATGAGGAACATTTTAATAGGTACGGCTTTGAACTGGTCGAATACCAGTATTTTCTGGAACCTTGTTCTCGATCAGAACTATGGTCCTCAAAATAATGGATGCTCCAATTGCCGCGGCGTAGTGACGCTCAATCTACAGAACGGGCAAATCACCAAAAATGAGGAGTATTATTCCATCGCCCATTTTTCAAAATTTGTTAGACCAGGGGCAGTCAGGGTTTCGTCAGATGTGCCTCTTACTTTGGTAAATATCGGCGTGGTGGTCTTTTTAAACACCGACGGGACAAAAGTCCTGGTTGTCAGTAATTACGGCTCTAATTTTAAAACATTTAGCGTAAAACAGGGTAAAAATAATTTCGACTATTCCATCGCACCGTTATCGGTAGCCACTATTTTATGGTAA
- a CDS encoding nuclear transport factor 2 family protein codes for MKHVSIIFIITALTLVMGCQRAVDTAAEKSAINAVLDSYILSIENEDIELYGKIFIHDTDMVNFGTGANERIVGWDTLRKLIEAQNAALSETKITSSDVTINLSPEGQFAWATCLWDFKSTMEGQVMQLPVRCSWILEKRGKDWKIVHFHKSVGTAW; via the coding sequence ATGAAACATGTATCCATTATCTTCATCATCACAGCTCTGACGCTGGTCATGGGCTGCCAAAGGGCAGTAGACACTGCAGCCGAGAAGTCAGCAATCAACGCTGTCCTCGATAGTTACATACTAAGTATTGAGAATGAAGACATTGAGCTCTATGGCAAAATCTTCATTCACGACACCGACATGGTGAACTTCGGTACTGGCGCTAACGAACGCATTGTCGGGTGGGATACTTTGAGAAAGTTAATTGAAGCTCAAAATGCTGCTTTGTCAGAGACAAAGATAACTTCTAGCGATGTCACCATCAATTTGTCACCCGAAGGACAGTTTGCGTGGGCTACCTGCCTCTGGGACTTCAAATCCACAATGGAAGGGCAAGTCATGCAGCTGCCAGTACGCTGCAGCTGGATTCTGGAGAAACGCGGCAAGGACTGGAAGATTGTCCATTTCCACAAATCGGTGGGAACGGCATGGTAG